The stretch of DNA ACGTGTCGGCGTTCGCGCCCCACTTGCGCGGGTCGCGGTTGGCGGCGCCGATGAAGAGCAGCACCTTGGCGCCCGCCGGGATGCGGACGCCGCCCAGCACGCCGGGCGCCGTGGTCGTCCGGTGGAACTTCTGGAACGGGGACTCAAGGCGCAGCGCCTCGTCCACGGCGAACTTGGCGAGGGACGGGTCCTCGCGCAGTGCCGCCCAGGCCCGGGGTGTGCGCGCCAGGCAGGCGAGGGTGTTGCCGATCCCGAAGACCGTGGTGTCGACGCCCGCGGACAGCAGGGCCCGCACCAGCAGGGCGGCCTGCTCGGCGGTGATCAGACCGTCCCGCACACGGTCCCAGACGCGTGCGCCGAAGCCGGTGTCGTCGAGGTTCTCCCGGGCGCAGTTGCGCAGGATCGCGGCGCTGTGCTCGTCGGCGTGGGCGAAGGCCAGGTCGAAGATCTCGTTCTGGGGGCCGAACGCGTTGAAGACCATGTTGCCGTAGGGCAGCAGGTTCTCCCGGCCCTCCTGGGGGATGCCCACCGCGTCGGGGAAGACCCGCAGCGGGTACTTCTCCGCCAGGTCCTTGACCACGTCGAACTCGCGGCGGGCGACGAGTTCGTCGGCGATCTCCTCGGCCGGTCCGGTGAAGCGTTCCCGCAACGGCCGTACCGTCGCCGGGTTGATGACGCCGGTCAGCGCGCGACGCATGACCGTGTGGATCGGGGGGTCGGACTCCAGGATGCTCGGCGGGCGCCATCCCGCGTCCTGGCGGATGTCGCGCGGGCCGAGACCGCCGGAGGAGCAGTACGTCTCGAAGTCGGTG from Streptomyces sp. 6-11-2 encodes:
- a CDS encoding cytochrome P450; translation: MTIAPAEGVVTLPDDPFSPANIAEPYPMLTRLREAGPVTWLEKCGAYAVAGFEEVYEVLTDFETYCSSGGLGPRDIRQDAGWRPPSILESDPPIHTVMRRALTGVINPATVRPLRERFTGPAEEIADELVARREFDVVKDLAEKYPLRVFPDAVGIPQEGRENLLPYGNMVFNAFGPQNEIFDLAFAHADEHSAAILRNCARENLDDTGFGARVWDRVRDGLITAEQAALLVRALLSAGVDTTVFGIGNTLACLARTPRAWAALREDPSLAKFAVDEALRLESPFQKFHRTTTAPGVLGGVRIPAGAKVLLFIGAANRDPRKWGANADTYDLDRQASGHVAFGMGLHQCVGQPIARLEIELVLKALAARVDTIELAGEPVPLTHNVLRGFASLPVRVTPRS